The window GGATAACGGCACCGAACTGAAAAGGTTGACAGCGTCAGCCAGTTCGCAGGGATTTAACCTGGGTCGCGGATCGAAATGAGGGGCGCTCATGAGCGGCCGGGTACGCCTCAACGCGGGTGAGGCGGTCAAACCGGTCGATCTTGCCGAATGCTGATGGCGGCTGACGAACGCCCTGCGGCCGAAAGGGGCTGAAGTTTAAACGCTAATCGGCGCGACGCGCCGAAAGATTCAATCTTCATGCGGCCTGCATGGCGTGATCGCGTCCGCATTAAACCTGAGCGCGCGGCATCAAGATTCGCGCGTCGCGTGCCGTAATCGAGATTAAGGGCGACGTGCAATGCACTGCACGCACCGAGTGAACTACGGCACTTGAGGCACTAGAGGGAGAACGATGATGGCGGAACAGGATTGGGTGATGGCGGGGATCTATCTGGTCGGACTGGTGTCGATGGCACTGCTGATGAGCGCGCTATCCACGCGCGCAACCAGGGAGCGCCCGGCAGTGTCGACGGTGCGGGCGCAGACCCACCGCGACTAAGGTAACGCGCAACCGGTGCGCGGCGGCGCGGCGCTTCGACGCTTTTGAAAGCGCGGCGCCCTGCGCGGTTGACGCGGGCGCGTTGATGCGCCCCGTTCTGTGGTCCTGCTTTACTACGCGTGACGCTGACCTGACTGACTGCGGCGTTACAGGCGGTACTGCCGCCTTATTGCCGCCTTACTGCGGACGGCGATGCGCTTCGGCCATGATCGCGCACGTTTGCAGATGGATGTTCAGCGCCTGCAGCGCCAAAGCGCGCAGCTTGCCGAGCCAGCTGTTGCTGGTGGTTGCAGTTGCAGTAGCACGGGCGGCGGCGGTGTTGGAAGCGGTGTTCATGGTGGACTCCTGTATAGGGTTTATACCTAGGCAATAACCCGATTATAGTCCACCCGTGCCGCACCGCAACAAATATCAATAATAGTCGCGCGCCTTCTGGCGTCGATTCCACGCGGTAATGGCAAATCTCAAAAAGGGTCACGACAAGGTCGTCCGCTGTTAACAAACCGCACCGTACAGGTGCAATAATGACCCCTTTGCCTGCGACCGTCCGCCGCAGCATCGCCCCATGACCGTCGTTCAGAAAGCCATGATCGCGCCTCTCATCGTCGCTTGTGCGATGTTCATGGAGAGCGTCGACGCAAACGTGATCGTCACCGCACTGCCGGCCATGGCGCGCGACTTCGGGCGCGATCCGGTCACCCTGAAAATCGCCGTGACGAGCTATGTGCTGGGCCTCGGCGTGTTCATCCCCGTGTGCGGCTGGCTGGCCGACCGGTTCGGCGCGCGCACCATCTTTCGCACGGCGATCGGCATTTTCGTGGCCGGCTCGCTGCTGTGCGCGGCCTCGAATTCGCTCGCCACCTTCACGCTCGCGCGCTTCGTGCAAGGCGTCGGCGGCGCGATGATGGTGCCGGTCGGGCGCATCATCATTTTTCGCGTGGTCCACAAGGCCGACTTTATTCGCGCGATGAACTATCTGAGCGTGCCCGCCCTGCTCGGCCCTGCCGCCGGCCCGCTGCTCGGCGGCTTCATCACCACGTATCTGCACTGGCGGCTGATTTTCTTCATCAACGTGCCGATCGGCATTCTTGGCATTTATCTGACCAACCGGCATATCGCCAATACGCGCGAGCCTGACCCCGGCCCGCTCGACTGGATCGGTTTCGTGCTCTCGGCGGCGGGCGCGGTCCTGCTTCTGCTCGGGCTTTCGCTGGTGGGCGGCGAGCTGATATCGAATCAGAACGCGTTCGGCATGTGCGCGAGCGGCGCGGTGCTGCTGCTCGGCTATATCGCCTACGCGCAACGTGTCGAGCATCCGCTGCTGGATCTGCGCTTTTTCAAGGTGC is drawn from Burkholderia sp. 9120 and contains these coding sequences:
- a CDS encoding MFS transporter — protein: MTVVQKAMIAPLIVACAMFMESVDANVIVTALPAMARDFGRDPVTLKIAVTSYVLGLGVFIPVCGWLADRFGARTIFRTAIGIFVAGSLLCAASNSLATFTLARFVQGVGGAMMVPVGRIIIFRVVHKADFIRAMNYLSVPALLGPAAGPLLGGFITTYLHWRLIFFINVPIGILGIYLTNRHIANTREPDPGPLDWIGFVLSAAGAVLLLLGLSLVGGELISNQNAFGMCASGAVLLLGYIAYAQRVEHPLLDLRFFKVPTFQASVLGGSLFRIGLGALPFLLPLMLQEGHGMSAFESGLITCASAFGGMFMRVIASNVLHRFGFRSVLVVNAVLSGVSIAACGLFFPGSPVWIIWVVVLLGGFFPALQFTSLNSLTYAEIASRDVGRATSLGSVVQQMSLGLGVTIGGIVLQISRALHGHPSIMWSDFWPAFLVVGLCSLASIPVTLRMPHRAGEEIARGGRG